GACTCGATTAGCCCCATAGACGAGACAGTATTCAACGTCACGCACTACCAAAGACTCGACTGTTCCTGACTTTGTGGAAGCTGCAATACTGGCTGATAATTTGGGCTCAAAAGCTGAATTTTTTGATCCAGCTGAGCAGCGAGAGTGGGCGCGGCGATGTTATCGGATGAATGTACGAAAACGAACGGAGACAGGCCTTCTAGTAACCACTGAGACAACTTGGCCGCCCATTGCTCTAACCAAACATCATTGCGCGGTAAATCCGGATGGCCAATAAAACGAATCACTGGATGCTGAGCCGTCGCAATAGGATGACAAGGTACTCTTGGTTTTTTACTTTGCGCATCGACTAAACTCTCGCAGTACGCTTCTGTCGAAAATACTGGCCTCGAATCCATCACGACTCTATTCACACCACGCTCAGACAAACCGGTTAATAAATATTGTTCGGTGTGCGTTTTATCAAAATACGCTAAATGGCGCACTTCAACCGACAAAGGCGTTTCTAATGTCCACATATCACACAATGCCAACACTTTATCAAGAGAGCGCTCGTCACATGTGGCGGGGAACTGCAACATTGTCGGGCCAAGCTTGCTTTGCAATGGCCGCAGGGATTCGATAAACGCCAACCAATCCCGCTGAATTTCGTTCCAAGGTCTATCTGACAAACGATGTGTTACGGTTTGAGGGGCTTTAAAACAAAATTGAAAATCATCAACAACCGCATCAAACCAACGTAATAACTGAGCCTGTTCGACTTTCGTATAAAACGTACTACCGACTTCGACGGTGGAAAAAAACGTTGAATAACGCCCGATTCTTTCGGAGGAAGAGAGTGCGCTGGGATAAAGCCAATTCACCCATGCGGGATGTTGCCATTGGGCCATACCATAGCGGATCATTCGTTTTTAGACGGGTCGTTTACTGCAATATCGAATTCTACAATTTCTTCGATAAACTTAGCTTCTATGAGTGACAACATTCTGTGCTTATGCCAAAAAATATGAACAGGTATGTCAGCAACCCCTTCTTTGGGTGGTAAACGCCTAAGCTTGGATTCTAGGTAAGTCGCTGCAATAAATTGATCAGGTAAAGCACCAATACCGTATCCAGTATAAATCAGACGAACCGCTTCATCTAAATTATTGGTATAGGCACTAACGCGACCAGTTAAGCCATTAGCTTCTTTAAATAACGTAATTGGAGAGAGGACATCACCAATTTCTTCACTAACCAACGCAATGAAATCTTCTTGTAATAGGTCATTTAAACTCAAATTGGATGCTGAAAACAAAGGGTGATGATACCCACAATATAGATAAAATCGTTGTTCAAATAATAGTTTTTGGTTAAGTATTTCAGGGGTGTGTCTACCTAAACAAATACCAATGGCAGGATTTTTTTGTTTAATATCATTTAAAATTTCCTTGCTTGATTTCACAATCAAATCCAACGTGATGTTTGGATACTTCTTTTTAAAATATACGAGGAAGTCATTGTATTTTGGGTTGTGAATTCGGCTGGCCACTAAAAGCTTAATCTCACCTTCTAAAAGGTGTGAGTTACTTCCTTTCATCGCCTCAATGGAGGTGATTTCTGTGAAAATTGTTTGAGCAACTTGCAAACAGTAATGCCCAATTGGTGTAAGTTTTAAAGGCTTGGTATTACGTATAACAAGTTGGCTTTCAATCTTTTCTTCTAACTTTTTGAGGCTTTGACTGACTGCCGATTGGGTAATATTTAAACGGTTAGCTGCAGCACTAACACTACCCTCTTCATATATAACAATTAGCACATGAAGCAACGTCCAATTCAAACTATCTGCTAATTTTTGTTCTATCATAAAAATCACAGCACTTATATTTTAGATATGTTTATATCTGAAAACGAAAAACACCAAAATACGTTAGGTTTTCTAACACTTAAAATCACATAATTTTGGTGGATTTTTCATCATATTTCCAATTGATAATACAACATAGTTAGATATAGCGCAGCTTTTCTCTTATTTATGATGTCGTTTGAAATGAAAAAAACAGTTCATGTTAAAAGGTCCAAGATCACGATCAACATCGCTTTTTCAACACCTTCAATGATATAAGATTTTTGTGCTTAAGCCTTTATTCAGCGGCGATGACGGTGATCTCCACCAACAAATTAGGGTGCGCTAAAAGTGATTCTCCGCACGCTCTAGCTGGAGGTATTGTATCGTCAAACCACTTATCCCATACTGCATTCATCGCTTCAAAGTCAGTCATGCTTTTCAGCCATACCGTGGCTGATAGTATTTTTGTTTTATCACTACCTACTTCTTCTAACAATGCTTGTATTTTACTCAAGCAGGTTAACGTCTGAGCCGCCACATCTTCATCAATGGCCCCTACTTGGCCTGATAAATATACCGTCTTATTGTGAGTAACAATTTGGCTCATACGTTGGTTATACTTAATTTTTTGCATCGGTATTTATTCCTATTCCATAATTTTTTTATTACATGCTAGCGAAGCGTTGAGCGCCAAATGCGCTAACGTCTACCGTCACGGGTTTATTGTGAATTAACTCTTCAATGATACGTCCTGTAATTGGCCCCAGCGTGAAGCCTTGATGGCCATGACCGAAAGCGAACCACAAATTAGCGTGTTTACCGGAAGCACCTATCACAGGCTTCATATCAGGCATACAGGGTCTAGATCCACACCATGGTTCACTCTCTACTTGATCGTTCAACGGTAAGATTTTTTTAGCAAAAGCCAACACAGCAGACAGTTGTCCTAAGTCTTTTTCCGCTTCCATTAGCGTCATCTCTGCGCCTGTGGTAATACGAACACCTTGCTGCATTGGCCCCATGACAAACCCTTTGTCTATGTCGACCAAGCTATGATTAATAGTATTTTGATGTGTTGTTTCAAAGTGTTGGTGATAACCTCGCATCGGAAATAAAGGTAAATCATAACCTAAAGGTTTTATCAGCTGGTTAGACCATGGCCCTGCTGCAATCACTAGATGATCACTATAAAAAATATCGTCATCGGTGATTATTTGCCAACCATCACCGCTGGGCAAAATTTCTTTGACACTACACTCACATATTGAACCCTGCATATCTTGGAAGCTTTTGGCATAGGCTTTCACCAAGGCTCCGGGGTTCGAAACTTGCCACGAATTTAACCAGTGAATGGCACCAATAAACCCTTCAAAGTTACCATTAGGTTCTAATTTCTTTAATTCAGGCAGAGAAAGAACGTGATGTTCAACCCCCTGTGCACGTCCATTCTTAGCGGCCTCAACGGCCGCCTGAAATTTCGCTTCCGTTCGATGCATTTCAATCCAGCCATCACGTCTGATCAAATTTTCGGCGTTGGCTGCCGTGATCATTTCCTGATGTTCGCGCGTACAATGCTCAATGAGAGTTTGCCACTCTTTCTCAATTTTTTGGACAGAAGACTGCGCTGAAAAACGCCAGTACTGTAGTAACGCTTGGCGATACCGAAGGAGCGCAGGCCAACGATAACGGATATCGGTATTTTTATTAGGCAATACTTTCAACAACTCAATCGGCTGTCTTGGAAAAGGGTGAACATGAATCGCCTCTCGTTGGATCAGCCCAGCATTACCGTAAGATGTTTCAGATCCGGGCGATTTTTTATCGATTAGTAGAACCTTAGAATTATTTTTCTGAAGATGCCACGCAATCGATGTCCCAACCATACCAGCACCAATAACAATGACTTCATAGCGCATAACGTATTTCCTTTACGATGGGTATATAAAAATCACACATTCTTCGACATATATATCCGGACGACAATAGCTTTATAATAAATAAAGACATAACGAACAGACCTAATATATCTAAAACGAGACATAATAACCTATCAACGTAATGAATGAAAAAATCGAGGTCAGTAATACAAAAAAACAGCCATTATAATGAATGATTCAATATTATTTGATAGTTTAATCACAAAATAAAAAACATAGTGAAGTAAACATATATAAAGAATTATTGTTTTTCTTCTGATATAAATCCAGACAAAAAAGCCTGTAAGTTTTCACTCAGCTTTTCTATACAGTAACCACCTTCTACTAAGACGATAATGGGCTTATTTAGTGCTTTCATTTTTTTTGCTAATTCCATAAAACCCTGTGTACTAACATGACATTTAGCTTGCGGATCGTCTTTATAGACATCAAAACCCAAGACATGAACGATCACATCTGGATTAAATAATGTTACATTATCGATCGCTTTATCCACATAACTAAAGAACCCCTTTTCATCTGTGCCATGAGGCATCGGATAATTAATATTATAGCCATAACCTTCGCCCTGACCTTTTTCGTGCTCGTGACCTGCAACCACTGGATAAAAATTAATCGGACTACCGTGTACAGAGGTATACAGTACATCTTTACGATCATAAAAAATTTCTTGTATGCCCTGACCGTGATGCATATCTGTATCAATAATGGCAATCTTTTGATATTTCTGACGCAAATGCTGAGCAATAATCGCCGCATTGTTTAGATAGCAAAAACCGCCCGCTGAGCTTTTTCGAGCATGGTGGCCTGCCGGTCTCGTTAAACATATTTGAATCTCATTCTGCGGTATTCTTTCCTTTAATAATGAGTCAGCCGCATTTAATGCGGTTTGAGCAGACCAGTAGATAGATGTCCATGAATACTTGCCTATTGGGGCACTACCATCCGCTTGGTATTGAGCTGCTTTTGCCAAGATACCAAGTCCAGCATTATTAGTTGACGCATAAATTGAGGTTTGGACCTCTTCTCCCATTTCCTCACCCAACGCCGTCCATTCATCGTAACCGTGTTTTAGAAAATCAACATAGCCTAAATCATGTATTGCTAAAATAGGGTCAATCCCTATTTCTATAGCATCTGTGACTTTTAACCCCATTACTTTAGGTGCCTTTAATAACTCAACCAACCTCTCAGGCATCTCTTGCGGCAGGTGCATCTTCCCTCGAGAATAATAACCTTTAGGCTTATGGAGCTTTTGATTTTCGTGACTGTATATTTTCATATTGCTCGCTCTATTAATTCTTAGAAGAACCATCATGACGTCAATATTAAGCGCCAAGATTTCATTATAAAAAGTCAGTTAAAACCATATGAAAGCTAAATGATAAACTTTCTTATTAAATATTAATTTTTCACTTTCCAGTCAATATATTGTTCCATATATTTAAGGTCAAATTATATAAAATAATATAAGGTATTAGCTAAGCTAATAACATTGATATAAAAAATAATATAAAACACTTTATGACTAAATAAAGAACATCTTTCGTTGAAATTATTTTTTAGTTGTTCATATAATGAATTAAATCAAAAAAACGCTACCTTGTTTTTGATAATGAAAAATACAATGTCTAACCATGCTGTTTTTTACTTGATCAGTGATGACATGCTAGTTGTGAGTCATACCACTGGCATTTATATCCGGGATACTAAAGGGCGTCGACGCATTGATACGAACTCTGGAGCCATCACCTGCAATATTGAACGCGATCATCCCACCGTAAACGCGGCATGATCAAGCAACTCGAAAGCCAGGTTGCGCTGGACCAAGTAGGTCATCTGGTCGATCTGACTCTCAGTGAACTGGATAACGTTTTTCTTTATGGACAGTCGTTAAAAAGTAATAAGAGTCTGTGTTTGATATCAAAAATTTAGAAGGTGATAGACAAAAATTTAATATATCGACAAGTAAAGAAATCATTAAAACGATCGATACTTAAAATATATCAATCACAAGTAATCCTCACGTAATAAGACCAGTTATTAACCAGTATAAAAAGTTGCGATGCATAATAATATGCATCGTTTTATAAAATAAACTGAATGGGAATAGCAATATGAAGGCATTTACTAAAAAAATTTCTCAATCTCTAGCTGCTGCCGCAGTGGTTGCAAGTGCAGTGTCAATGATGGCTATGCCAGTGCAGGCCCGTGATCTCAATGACATTCGTAACGACGTATTTCAAGTGGTTAACTCCGGTGCTTACCCTCCATTTAGTTTTGTTGACATCAAAGGCAACCTAGTCGGTTTCGATGTTGATATTGCCAAGGCTCTGGCTGAAAAGATGGGCGTAGAAGTTAACGTACAGTCATCCCCTTGGAACGGTATTATCGCCGCCATGGTCGGTGGCCGTTTTGATGCCTGTATTTGTAGCATGAGCGACACTGAAGAGCGCCGAAAAGCGGTTACTTTTACCGACCCTTACTACAGCGCAGGTCTAGCGGTTTGGGTAACGGGCGATACTGACGATGTTAACGGCCTGGGTGATTTCTCTGGCAAGCGAGTCGGCTCGACTTTGGGTGAAACTGGTAACCAATGGGCCGTGGAAAATGCTAACGGCAATTGGCGTAACCAGACCTTTCAAGGATTACCTGACATGATGAATGGCCTAACCACTGGGCGCATCGATATTATGATCGCTGATGATGTACCAGTAATGGTTGCCATTAGAGAAAACGACGCCGATATTAAAATGGTAGATGTCGGTAAATTACCGCGTTTTCCTGCGGCTA
This genomic stretch from Marinomonas primoryensis harbors:
- a CDS encoding DUF72 domain-containing protein, whose translation is MAQWQHPAWVNWLYPSALSSSERIGRYSTFFSTVEVGSTFYTKVEQAQLLRWFDAVVDDFQFCFKAPQTVTHRLSDRPWNEIQRDWLAFIESLRPLQSKLGPTMLQFPATCDERSLDKVLALCDMWTLETPLSVEVRHLAYFDKTHTEQYLLTGLSERGVNRVVMDSRPVFSTEAYCESLVDAQSKKPRVPCHPIATAQHPVIRFIGHPDLPRNDVWLEQWAAKLSQWLLEGLSPFVFVHSSDNIAAPTLAAQLDQKIQLLSPNYQPVLQLPQSQEQSSLW
- a CDS encoding LysR family transcriptional regulator — protein: MIEQKLADSLNWTLLHVLIVIYEEGSVSAAANRLNITQSAVSQSLKKLEEKIESQLVIRNTKPLKLTPIGHYCLQVAQTIFTEITSIEAMKGSNSHLLEGEIKLLVASRIHNPKYNDFLVYFKKKYPNITLDLIVKSSKEILNDIKQKNPAIGICLGRHTPEILNQKLLFEQRFYLYCGYHHPLFSASNLSLNDLLQEDFIALVSEEIGDVLSPITLFKEANGLTGRVSAYTNNLDEAVRLIYTGYGIGALPDQFIAATYLESKLRRLPPKEGVADIPVHIFWHKHRMLSLIEAKFIEEIVEFDIAVNDPSKNE
- a CDS encoding RidA family protein, whose protein sequence is MQKIKYNQRMSQIVTHNKTVYLSGQVGAIDEDVAAQTLTCLSKIQALLEEVGSDKTKILSATVWLKSMTDFEAMNAVWDKWFDDTIPPARACGESLLAHPNLLVEITVIAAE
- a CDS encoding NAD(P)/FAD-dependent oxidoreductase; this translates as MRYEVIVIGAGMVGTSIAWHLQKNNSKVLLIDKKSPGSETSYGNAGLIQREAIHVHPFPRQPIELLKVLPNKNTDIRYRWPALLRYRQALLQYWRFSAQSSVQKIEKEWQTLIEHCTREHQEMITAANAENLIRRDGWIEMHRTEAKFQAAVEAAKNGRAQGVEHHVLSLPELKKLEPNGNFEGFIGAIHWLNSWQVSNPGALVKAYAKSFQDMQGSICECSVKEILPSGDGWQIITDDDIFYSDHLVIAAGPWSNQLIKPLGYDLPLFPMRGYHQHFETTHQNTINHSLVDIDKGFVMGPMQQGVRITTGAEMTLMEAEKDLGQLSAVLAFAKKILPLNDQVESEPWCGSRPCMPDMKPVIGASGKHANLWFAFGHGHQGFTLGPITGRIIEELIHNKPVTVDVSAFGAQRFASM
- a CDS encoding histone deacetylase family protein, whose product is MKIYSHENQKLHKPKGYYSRGKMHLPQEMPERLVELLKAPKVMGLKVTDAIEIGIDPILAIHDLGYVDFLKHGYDEWTALGEEMGEEVQTSIYASTNNAGLGILAKAAQYQADGSAPIGKYSWTSIYWSAQTALNAADSLLKERIPQNEIQICLTRPAGHHARKSSAGGFCYLNNAAIIAQHLRQKYQKIAIIDTDMHHGQGIQEIFYDRKDVLYTSVHGSPINFYPVVAGHEHEKGQGEGYGYNINYPMPHGTDEKGFFSYVDKAIDNVTLFNPDVIVHVLGFDVYKDDPQAKCHVSTQGFMELAKKMKALNKPIIVLVEGGYCIEKLSENLQAFLSGFISEEKQ
- a CDS encoding transporter substrate-binding domain-containing protein, which gives rise to MKAFTKKISQSLAAAAVVASAVSMMAMPVQARDLNDIRNDVFQVVNSGAYPPFSFVDIKGNLVGFDVDIAKALAEKMGVEVNVQSSPWNGIIAAMVGGRFDACICSMSDTEERRKAVTFTDPYYSAGLAVWVTGDTDDVNGLGDFSGKRVGSTLGETGNQWAVENANGNWRNQTFQGLPDMMNGLTTGRIDIMIADDVPVMVAIRENDADIKMVDVGKLPRFPAAISIQKNKPELLAALNTALAEIKADGTYQSVVDKWIGVGANIE